A genomic region of Microbacterium schleiferi contains the following coding sequences:
- the dapF gene encoding diaminopimelate epimerase codes for MSTPISFTKGHGTGNDFVIVPDADGDLDLSDDQVAALCDRRFGVGADGLLRVVRAAAIPEGAEATAAGVEWFMDYRNADGTAAEMCGNGIRVFVRYLTAVGWADAAAGPVLVGTRAGIKPVTVHDRGFEVDLGAFQIDESEVLVRARHLDVARPGVGVDVGNPHVVVALPTPEELAGIDLSRAPQLDPAPPAGANVEFVVPRDPLVHNGSGGLSMRVFERGVGETLSCGTGVAAAALAVRHWAGSAAPDTWHVTVPGGELGVRVATVDGAPHVFLAGPATLVFSGEMALA; via the coding sequence ATGTCGACCCCCATCTCGTTCACGAAGGGCCACGGCACCGGCAACGACTTCGTCATCGTGCCCGATGCCGACGGGGACCTCGACCTCTCCGACGACCAGGTAGCCGCGCTGTGCGACCGTCGCTTCGGCGTCGGCGCCGACGGACTGCTGCGGGTCGTTCGGGCTGCGGCGATTCCCGAGGGGGCCGAAGCAACGGCTGCGGGCGTGGAGTGGTTCATGGACTACCGCAACGCCGACGGTACGGCCGCCGAGATGTGCGGGAACGGCATCCGCGTCTTCGTGCGCTACCTCACCGCGGTCGGCTGGGCCGATGCTGCCGCCGGGCCCGTGCTGGTCGGTACGCGAGCCGGTATCAAGCCGGTGACCGTGCACGACCGCGGCTTCGAAGTCGATCTCGGCGCCTTCCAGATCGACGAGTCCGAGGTGCTCGTGCGGGCTCGTCATCTCGACGTGGCGCGGCCCGGGGTCGGAGTGGATGTCGGAAACCCCCATGTCGTGGTTGCTCTTCCGACCCCTGAAGAGCTTGCCGGCATCGATCTGTCGCGTGCCCCACAGCTGGACCCCGCGCCGCCCGCGGGTGCGAACGTGGAGTTCGTCGTTCCCCGTGACCCGCTGGTGCACAACGGCAGCGGGGGCCTGAGCATGCGGGTCTTCGAACGCGGAGTCGGCGAGACGCTCTCCTGCGGCACGGGCGTGGCAGCAGCAGCCCTCGCCGTGCGTCACTGGGCGGGGTCTGCCGCTCCGGACACGTGGCACGTCACGGTGCCCGGGGGCGAGCTCGGCGTTCGTGTGGCCACGGTCGACGGTGCTCCCCACGTCTTCCTCGCGGGCCCCGCGACCCTGGTCTTCTCGGGCGAGATGGCGCTGGCCTGA
- a CDS encoding regulatory protein RecX produces the protein MTRETGGEQSLAPVIPLFGGGAVSRTDDAPGEDRGEACAELSAGGWHSTWVDDDDLFGDDDDLDRDDPFGETRASSAVISAALDRLIKRLRRRGLSEAEATDELVADGVEKTVAQVLVAEFVGKRWLGDADLAEQLVHTAVTRRREGRRAIAQVLSKRRIPREIADAALAALPDDDSERALEFARQKAGGYRGVPVDVAIRRLVGQLQRRGYPPGVAMSAARLALADPHDEAR, from the coding sequence ATGACGCGTGAGACCGGGGGCGAGCAGTCACTCGCCCCCGTTATCCCGCTCTTCGGCGGCGGGGCAGTGTCCCGCACTGACGACGCTCCTGGTGAGGATCGCGGCGAAGCATGCGCGGAACTCTCCGCGGGTGGCTGGCACTCGACGTGGGTCGATGACGACGATCTCTTCGGTGATGACGACGACCTGGATCGCGACGATCCGTTCGGGGAGACCCGGGCGTCGTCAGCTGTCATCAGCGCAGCGCTCGATCGCCTGATCAAGCGACTGCGCCGGCGCGGCTTGTCGGAGGCCGAAGCAACGGACGAACTTGTTGCCGACGGCGTGGAGAAGACCGTCGCTCAGGTTCTCGTCGCCGAGTTCGTCGGCAAGAGATGGCTCGGCGACGCGGACCTCGCCGAGCAGCTCGTTCACACCGCGGTCACGAGGCGTCGAGAAGGGCGACGGGCCATCGCCCAGGTGCTGTCCAAGCGTCGAATTCCCCGCGAGATCGCCGATGCGGCCCTCGCGGCGTTGCCCGACGATGACTCCGAGCGCGCTCTCGAGTTTGCGCGGCAGAAGGCGGGCGGATACCGGGGTGTGCCGGTCGATGTCGCGATCCGGCGCCTGGTCGGTCAACTGCAGCGGCGAGGCTACCCGCCCGGGGTCGCGATGTCTGCGGCACGCCTCGCGCTTGCCGACCCTCACGACGAGGCGCGGTAG
- the miaB gene encoding tRNA (N6-isopentenyl adenosine(37)-C2)-methylthiotransferase MiaB codes for MTTPSASPTLIAPSAAAVSPTGAVRTYEVRTFGCQMNVHDSERLSGSLESAGYVRAAAGDEADVVVINTCAVRDNAAGKLYGTLGHLKSRKDKHEGMQIAVGGCLAQMDKQRVLEKAPWVDVVFGTHNMGSLPSLLERARHNDEAELEILEALEVFPSTLPTKRDSAASGWVSISVGCNNTCTFCIVPSLRGKEKDRRPGDILNEIRLLVDDGAIEVTLLGQNVNSYGVEFGDRHAFGKLLRAAGEIDGLERIRFTSPHPAAFTDDVIEAMAETPAVMPQLHMPLQSGSDRILRAMRRSYRSDRFLGILDRVRERIPHAAISTDIIVGFPGETEEDFAETMRVVERARFASAFTFQYSIREGTPAATMADQVPKAVVQERYNRLIALQEQISLEENQAQIGRELEVLVSTGEGKKDAETRRLTGRAEDNRLVHFAVPDGSDAPRPGDVVTAVVTHAAPFHLLADAPEGGVLPIRRTRAGDAWDRSLAESCAVPAPAANGERRAVSLGVPALRVSV; via the coding sequence ATGACCACCCCCTCTGCCTCGCCGACGCTGATCGCGCCCTCTGCCGCAGCCGTGTCACCAACGGGTGCGGTGCGCACGTACGAGGTGCGCACTTTCGGCTGTCAGATGAACGTCCACGACTCCGAGCGCCTGTCGGGATCGCTCGAGAGTGCTGGCTACGTGCGCGCGGCTGCCGGCGACGAGGCTGACGTCGTCGTGATCAACACCTGCGCCGTCCGCGACAACGCAGCCGGCAAGCTCTACGGCACCCTCGGTCACCTCAAGTCCCGCAAAGACAAGCACGAGGGCATGCAGATCGCGGTGGGCGGCTGCCTCGCGCAGATGGACAAGCAGCGGGTCCTCGAGAAGGCGCCGTGGGTAGACGTCGTCTTCGGCACGCACAACATGGGATCCCTGCCGAGTCTGCTCGAGCGGGCCCGGCACAACGACGAAGCGGAGCTCGAGATTCTCGAGGCCCTCGAGGTCTTTCCCTCGACGCTTCCCACCAAGCGCGACAGTGCAGCATCGGGGTGGGTATCGATCTCTGTCGGGTGCAATAACACCTGCACCTTCTGCATCGTTCCGAGCCTGCGCGGCAAAGAGAAGGATCGGCGACCGGGCGACATCCTCAACGAGATCCGGCTGCTCGTCGACGACGGAGCGATCGAAGTCACCCTGCTCGGGCAGAACGTGAACTCCTACGGTGTCGAGTTCGGTGACCGCCACGCGTTTGGCAAGCTGCTGCGCGCGGCCGGCGAGATCGACGGGCTCGAGCGCATTCGGTTCACCAGTCCTCATCCGGCAGCCTTCACCGATGACGTCATCGAGGCGATGGCAGAGACGCCGGCCGTCATGCCCCAGCTGCACATGCCGCTGCAGTCCGGCAGCGATCGCATCCTGCGGGCGATGCGTCGCTCGTATCGCAGCGATCGGTTCCTCGGCATCCTGGACCGGGTGCGCGAGCGGATCCCGCACGCCGCGATCTCCACCGACATCATCGTTGGATTCCCGGGTGAGACCGAGGAGGATTTCGCCGAGACGATGCGCGTCGTCGAGCGCGCTCGGTTCGCCAGCGCCTTCACCTTCCAGTACTCGATCCGCGAAGGCACCCCGGCGGCGACCATGGCCGATCAGGTTCCCAAGGCCGTCGTCCAGGAGCGGTACAACCGGCTGATCGCGCTGCAGGAACAGATCAGTCTCGAAGAGAACCAGGCGCAGATCGGCCGGGAGCTCGAGGTGCTCGTATCGACGGGCGAGGGCAAGAAGGATGCCGAGACGCGGCGCCTGACGGGCCGCGCCGAAGACAACCGGCTCGTGCACTTCGCGGTGCCCGACGGGTCGGATGCTCCCCGGCCTGGGGATGTCGTCACGGCCGTCGTCACGCACGCGGCGCCCTTCCACCTGCTCGCCGACGCCCCCGAGGGTGGCGTGCTGCCGATCCGTCGGACGCGTGCCGGCGATGCCTGGGACCGGTCGCTCGCCGAATCGTGCGCCGTGCCGGCCCCTGCCGCGAACGGTGAGCGGCGCGCGGTGTCGCTGGGTGTCCCCGCGCTCCGTGTGAGCGTGTGA
- the recA gene encoding recombinase RecA — MPTPADREKALDSALAQIDRQFGKGSVMRLGSDERAPVEIIPTGSIALDVALGVGGLPRGRIIEIYGPESSGKTTLTLHAIANVQRAGGIAAFIDAEHALDPDYAQKLGVDIDQLLVSQPDTGEQALEIADMLVRSGAIDLVVIDSVAALVPKAEIEGEMGDSHVGLQARLMSQALRKLTGGLNQTNTTMIFINQLREKIGVFFGSPETTAGGKALKFYASVRLDIRRIETLKDGTDAVGNRTRVKVVKNKMAPPFKQAEFDILYGTGISREGSLIDFGVEHGIVKKSGAWYTYDGEQLGQGKENARSFLLKNEDIAADIETKIKEKLGIGGAKPASDVEDELAKRRPA, encoded by the coding sequence ATGCCCACACCCGCAGACCGCGAGAAGGCGCTCGATTCAGCGCTCGCACAGATCGATCGGCAGTTCGGAAAGGGCTCGGTGATGCGACTGGGCAGCGACGAGCGTGCGCCGGTCGAGATCATCCCCACGGGCTCCATCGCTCTCGACGTTGCGCTCGGCGTCGGCGGACTCCCGCGCGGGCGCATCATCGAGATCTACGGTCCGGAGTCCTCGGGTAAGACCACCCTCACTCTGCACGCGATCGCCAATGTGCAGCGCGCGGGAGGGATCGCGGCCTTCATCGACGCGGAGCACGCGCTCGACCCCGACTACGCCCAGAAGCTCGGTGTCGACATCGACCAGCTTCTGGTCTCCCAGCCCGACACGGGCGAGCAGGCGCTCGAGATCGCCGACATGCTCGTGCGCTCCGGTGCCATCGACCTCGTTGTGATCGACTCGGTCGCCGCGCTCGTGCCCAAGGCCGAGATCGAGGGTGAGATGGGCGACTCGCACGTGGGTCTGCAGGCGCGGCTGATGTCGCAGGCGCTGCGCAAGCTCACCGGTGGGCTCAACCAGACCAACACGACGATGATCTTCATCAACCAGCTGCGCGAGAAGATCGGTGTGTTCTTCGGCTCGCCCGAGACCACCGCCGGTGGAAAGGCGCTGAAGTTCTATGCATCGGTACGCCTCGACATCCGCCGTATCGAGACGCTCAAGGACGGCACGGATGCCGTCGGCAACCGCACGCGCGTGAAGGTCGTCAAGAACAAGATGGCGCCGCCGTTCAAGCAGGCCGAGTTCGACATCCTGTACGGCACGGGAATCTCGCGCGAGGGAAGTCTCATCGATTTCGGCGTCGAGCACGGGATCGTGAAGAAGTCCGGTGCGTGGTACACCTACGACGGCGAGCAGCTGGGTCAGGGTAAAGAGAACGCTCGGTCGTTCCTCCTCAAGAACGAAGACATCGCGGCCGATATCGAGACCAAGATCAAAGAGAAGCTCGGTATCGGCGGGGCAAAGCCCGCATCCGATGTCGAAGACGAGCTCGCCAAGCGGCGCCCGGCCTGA